In Drosophila gunungcola strain Sukarami unplaced genomic scaffold, Dgunungcola_SK_2 000129F, whole genome shotgun sequence, the following are encoded in one genomic region:
- the LOC128265528 gene encoding proline-rich protein 36, producing MDDTHTPVAPMDVTAQEKEGNSLPERQENPIAPMDVVSQETEGSVQPMFHKEEDYPDAPMKAEFKATEGSPVAPMDNVTQEHYVTPMGVVNPPCKSQEHEDKSVVPMPVMSQEPDKHPLPMFLEEEDYLDALMEVISNGTEETYLSLSQGNEFNPLAPMETVSQETEENLLGPTYFLYQETEKNPLPATEDQFQEKEDDVQQDSMSLEGKENSETIETIETIETIETIETIESTVAPAEEATTSVVMVEQPNTIIELVDLYVPPGHPVVPRQMIFRSNEAVRPQQQRQIQFMPPPLPQIPSSNPTLLYTEPRQSESSDESPVRKPGRRGRGRGRKDAAPKRVPAKRSRRAETPPPLPPPPNFLAHCINPLENEIYPKVIVQPAHQPWVLPKDLYEDPPVKEEPKQEVVPNPNPNPIPMIPSSGSVVTSTSQSAPVMSRALLRQNLQLFGPSVTITQLVSPSSPYPRFLAVLREVSGNHRHLLFTAEQLISFGAVYRRHMALRAQKAGSTAVPRAIQPMPSQRMAIKAAPSPFKVPTGRPPRAPARVPPPDEASYVAPPRAQRASPAPPAPTDPPASPAPTASPAPTALPAPSAPAVQAAPSAPAAPPAPPTPDATVNLLAKQTPIPDPPPPVQQRPAPPPRFALPSILKRKSKMKLLTH from the coding sequence ATGGATGACACCCACACCCCCGTTGCCCCAATGGATGTCACGGCCCAGGAAAAGGAGGGCAATTCTCTGCCTGAAAGGCAGGAGAACCCTATTGCCCCAATGGATGTTGTGTCCCAGGAAACGGAGGGAAGTGTGCAGCCTATGTTCCACAAAGAAGAGGACTACCCTGATGCCCCAATGAAAGCTGAGTTTAAAGCAACAGAGGGTAGTCCTGTTGCACCAATGGATAATGTGACCCAGGAGCATTATGTTACCCCAATGGGCGTTGTGAATCCTCCTTGCAAGTCCCAGGAACACGAGGATAAGTCTGTTGTACCAATGCCGGTCATGTCCCAGGAACCAGACAAGCATCCTTTGCCCATGTTCCTGGAAGAGGAGGATTATCTTGATGCACTAATGGAAGTTATATCTAACGGCACAGAGGAGACTTATCTGTCATTATCTCAGGGAAACGAGTTCAATCCTCTGGCACCAATGGAAACTGTGTCCCAGGAAACGGAGGAGAATCTGCTGGGCCCAACGTATTTTTTGTACCAGGAAACGGAGAAGAATCCTCTTCCCGCCACAGAAGATCAGTTCCAGGAAAAAGAAGATGATGTCCAACAAGATTCCATGTCCCTGGAAGGGAAAGAGAACAGCGAAACCATCGAAACCATCGAAACCATCGAAACCATCGAAACCATCGAAACCATCGAAAGCACCGTCGCCCCAGCTGAAGAGGCCACCACTTCGGTGGTGATGGTGGAGCAGCCGAACACGATCATCGAGCTGGTGGACCTATATGTGCCACCCGGGCATCCGGTGGTGCCCAGGCAGATGATCTTCCGCAGCAACGAGGCAGTGCGTcctcagcagcagcggcagattCAGTTCATGCCGCCGCCACTGCCACAGATCCCGAGCAGCAATCCCACCCTGCTGTACACCGAACCCAGACAGTCGGAGTCCTCGGATGAGTCCCCCGTCCGCAAGCCGGGGAGACGGGGACGTGGGCGTGGCAGAAAGGACGCCGCCCCCAAGAGAGTGCCCGCAAAGCGCAGTCGTCGTGCGGAGACGCCGCCCCCATTGCCGCCGCCACCCAACTTCCTGGCGCACTGCATCAATCCGCTGGAGAACGAGATTTATCCCAAGGTCATTGTGCAGCCGGCACATCAGCCGTGGGTGCTGCCCAAGGACCTGTACGAAGATCCACCCGTGAAAGAGGAGCCCAAGCAAGAGGTCGTCCCGAACCCAAATCCGAACCCGATCCCGATGATCCCCTCCAGCGGATCGGTGGTCACATCCACCAGCCAGTCGGCGCCGGTGATGAGCCGGGCCCTGCTGCGCCAGAACCTGCAGCTCTTCGGCCCCAGTGTGACCATCACCCAGCTGGTCAGCCCCAGTTCCCCATATCCGCGCTTCCTGGCCGTTCTGCGCGAGGTGAGTGGCAACCACCGGCACCTGCTCTTCACCGCCGAGCAGCTGATCTCGTTTGGCGCCGTCTATCGCAGGCACATGGCCCTACGGGCGCAGAAGGCTGGCTCCACCGCCGTTCCTCGTGCCATCCAGCCCATGCCCAGCCAGCGAATGGCTATCAAGGCGGCCCCTTCGCCCTTCAAGGTGCCCACTGGCAGGCCCCCAAGGGCTCCTGCACGCGTTCCTCCACCCGACGAGGCATCATATGTTGCTCCTCCTCGTGCTCAACGGGCTTCTCCTGCTCCCCCTGCTCCAACTGATCCCCCTGCTTCCCCTGCTCCCACCGCTTCCCCTGCTCCCACTGCTCTCCCTGCTCCTTCAGCTCCTGCAGTTCAGGCAGCTCCTTCAGCTCCGgcagctcctcctgctccGCCTACACCCGACGCTACTGTCAATCTCCTAGCCAAGCAAACACCCATCCCCGACCCTCCTCCTCCAGTGCAGCAGCGCCCAGCCCCACCACCCAGATTCGCGCTGCCCTCGATCCTCAAGCGCAAGTCCAAGATGAAGCTGCTCACACATTGA
- the LOC128265526 gene encoding uncharacterized protein LOC128265526 translates to MWSKIGIAGALLVMGGVLSLSVVDNFAYVDRSLPVAMPKAKGLAPKE, encoded by the coding sequence ATGTGGTCGAAAATTGGCATCGCCGGAGCCCTGCTCGTAATGGGTGGCGTTCTATCCCTCAGCGTGGTGGACAACTTCGCCTACGTGGACCGCTCCCTGCCGGTGGCCATGCCCAAGGCCAAGGGCCTGGCGCCGAAGGAGTAA